The Cydia amplana chromosome 23, ilCydAmpl1.1, whole genome shotgun sequence genome includes a region encoding these proteins:
- the LOC134658833 gene encoding uncharacterized protein LOC134658833 translates to MLPILLLMLSTALADNCSYIYDGQQYTRSSILTIKGLPTNLVVNPNNKDLHFTLIDLETLQNDDIQTKMDQYILRNGEPIKIDDINGQAAAVDVKNDRVYIGTDDGLTLLNKTDKANFVSLKDEDIVQIFKPNHGDDLYVVIFPNNEVFKVNLKKNEKRRVQYVPCAFIIAVDADDNIFYECDSKYVKVLLKGFHEPIEFVGIAKNAARAIAIEDNHRVVLAANDGLYHLKSDNLIPKKLMDLDFVPAGIAFEDDDFYISTNGMVYKYSNDDCEE, encoded by the coding sequence ATGCTGCCAATATTACTATTAATGCTATCAACAGCTTTAGCCGACAACTGCTCGTATATATACGACGGCCAGCAATATACTAGATCCTCAATACTAACCATAAAAGGTTTACCAACAAACCTAGTGGTCAACCCAAACAATAAAGATCTTCACTTCACATTGATTGATCTAGAAACCCTACAAAATGACGACATTCAAACCAAAATGGATCAATACATACTTAGAAATGGAGAACCAATCAAAATTGACGATATTAATGGGCAAGCAGCAGCGGTTGACGTCAAAAATGATAGAGTATACATAGGCACTGATGATGGATTGACTTTGTTGAACAAAACTGACAAAGCCAACTTTGTTAGTTTAAAAGACGAAGACATAGTCCAAATATTCAAACCAAATCACGGAGATGATCTATATGTTGTTATATTCCCAAACAACGaagtatttaaagtaaatttaaagAAGAATGAAAAGAGAAGGGTCCAATATGTGCCTTGTGCTTTTATCATAGCTGTCGATGCTGATGATAATATATTTTACGAATGCGACTCCAAATACGTCAAGGTTCTACTCAAAGGGTTCCATGAACCTATTGAATTTGTTGGAATAGCTAAAAACGCTGCAAGAGCTATAGCTATTGAGGATAATCATAGAGTAGTTTTAGCTGCTAACGATGGTCTGTATCACCTAAAATCAGATAATTTAATTCCTAAGAAGCTAATGGACCTAGATTTTGTGCCTGCAGGCATTGCGTTCGAGGATGATGACTTCTATATATCTACGAACGGGATggtatacaaatacagtaaTGACGATTGTGAGGAATAA